GTTCCTCAGCAGCCGTCTAGGGCTTATGTCCCTTGCTCCGGAGCCCATGTCTTCACATCGTTCTCAGACACTGGTACATTCACCAAAAATATATTGTGAatattatttaagcaataaggcccgagggggtgtagtatatggccaatatactacggctaTGGGCTGTTCCTAGGCACAACGCAACGCCCGGTTTATAATTCTATTTATATTATCAATTATATTATATCATTATTACGGTGATGATGGtgactggtagtaatatggtCAATTATCAGAATCTGCTAAGAGTTAACAAATACATTCATGTGACCCATGTGGGAATCAATCCCACAACTCTGGTGTTCCAAGTTAGCCTATTAGCCTATTCtaccaacaaaaaaacaaaaaattctGCATGGACATTCAACATGAGATCACAAACAGGCTGCCATGCAAAGATgatcaaatcatatgagcaaataCAGCTCCTTACTTAGAACGCCACAGAACATGAATTATTTGCTGTTGAATGCTCTTTCAGACTGCAAGCTTGGAAGACAGTCCTTTCAAAAACCTAACCAGCACTCAATGTCAAGGATCCAAAGGGAGACAGACTGTCTGAGGTGAGTGaacagaaagcgagagagaaagaaagagaaaaagcatGAGACAAAGATGCAGAGAGATGGTTTCTAATGGAGAAGCGAATGATCTCTCGCAACTTCTACCTTTTCCCAGGTGTGCTAAGTGCTTGAGCCATCGCCCCTCAGACCCCTTTGCCCGATTTTGTCTGCAGTGTGGCATCGCTGTGCCGCCTGTGCCAGGCCAGAGGCTGCCACCCACAGAGGGCAGACAGGTATCACCCCAGTCCTAAAACCACCTTCTACTATTAATACTGCTACTATTGTTAACATTTTGTTGATGGCCTACTCTTTGATTGTATGCACATTTTACAGTGTGGCATTTAACATTAGGTCAATCTTACTGTGTTTGTTTTACCCTATTAAGATGCAAAAAAATGCCACCACAAAataataggaattcagggaaaaTCCCGAAAAGTATTTGGAGATACTTTTGCATATTGCAGTATATAGCTGCAAAATGGAAATGCAGTTTTGTGTTATGCAGTGTTTTAGGTCGTTTTTCCACTTTGTCACCCAAGGCTAACAGGTCTGTGTATTCTTTCAGGCCTTTCAATTCAATGTTCAATTTGGCCTGTGTGTTCATTCTggcatttcaattcaattcaatgttcATCAGCCCAGGTTTGGGTTTCTCTTTTGTCTTTAGATGGGCTTGTGTGTCCACTGTAAAACAATGGTAAACAATGGCCTGTCAACACCCCCACATGTATGGTATGTGAGGcctccagctccagcctcagGCCAGGTAAATATGAAGTTTACTGCCACAAACACTCCGCTTTCAAGCATCTTGTGACTATGCACATCTACACGTTTAAATATAGACTACTTTATTTGGGGGTGTGTTAACATTTACCTTTTACCTGATTGTATTAGAGTAGCCTAATTATCCTTATTATGCTTAGTTTAGACTTGTATAAATGCCTAGGTTTTTGTTGTGGTATGTAATTAGTCAGAAAGCAAGTGATGGTCAATTTCTTCAACAAATGATCAGGTCTATATAATTATCAAACATACATTAGTAATGGAAAGGAAACACAGACTCTTTGTTTAAGTATTAAAAATACTCCTTTAGTAATACAATTTGAAGGCAGAAGttggtacagagtacagtataacagtatatgaTAGTTTCTCCCCAAGTTCTGCAAAATGTCTAAGACATCCTGTAACTCATATAGCCTCCCCAATCCCCGGTACGTAACTTTCCCTGGCAACAACATTTTAATAAATCTAGCCTCCCCGATAGCAAGAACCATCTTATCAGCAAGTAAAAACTCAGAAGTGGATTTGACCGAAACTTGGCCTTTCATCACAAGGTGAACAAGTGTAAGCATCTTCTGACAGGGGGATGGTTTCATCAGGTCTGTGGCAGCCTTGTGTTCTCAGAAAACCAGATAACCACGGTGGGATCCAGACAGGAGGAGTCTGAATGTAGACACCTTCTGATAGTGTCTGAAGGTCACAACACTCAAAACAGGTTaacacacatcataacataatttATTAACCCTTTAAAAGGTATAAGGCCTTGGTTTAACCCTATTTACAAGCAAACtacaaataaactcagcaaagataattagtaacaatccaaataacttcacagatcttcattgtaaagggtttaaacactgtttcccatgcttgttcaatgaaccataaacaatgaatgaacatgcacctgtggaatggtcgttaaaacactaacagcttacagacggtaggcaattaaggtcacagttatgaaaacttaggacactaaagaggcctttctactgactctgaaaaacaccaaaagaaagatgcccagggtccttgctcatctgCGTAAACGTGCCTTTGGTATGCTGCAAGGAGAatgaggactgcaaatgtggcaataaaggcaataaattgcaatgtccgtactgtgagacgcctaagacagctctacagggagacaggacggacagctgatcgtcctcgcagtggcagaccacgtgtaacaacacctgcacagtatcggtacatccgaacatcacacctgcgggacaggtacaggatggcaacaacaactgcctgagttacaccaggaacgcacaatccctccatcagtgcacagactgtccacaataggctgagagaggctggactgagggcttgtaaggcttgttgtaaggcaggtcctcaccggaCATCACTGTCCGGACATCACTGTCAACGTCGCCTAtgagcacaaacccactgtcgctggaccagacaggactggcaaaaagtgctcttcactgacgagttgcggttttgtctcaccatgggtgatggtcagattcacgtttatcgtcgaaggaatgagcgttacaccgaggcctgtactctggagcgggatcgatttggaggtcgagggtccgtcatggtctgggatggtgtgtcacagcatcatcggactgagcttgttgtcattgcaggcaatctcaacgctgtgcgttacagggaagacatcctcctccctcatgtggtacccttcctgcaggctcatcctgacatgaccctccatgacccctgcgtgatttcctgcaagataggaatgtcagtgttctgccatggccagcgaagagcccggatctcaaccccattgagcacgtctgggacctgttggatcggagggtgagggctagggccattccccccagaaatgtccaggaacttgcaggtgccttggtggaagagtggggtaacatctcacagcaataactggcaaatctggttaagtccatgaggaggagatgcactgcagtacttaatgcagctggtggccacaccagatactgactgttacttttgattttgaccccccctttgttcagggacacattattcaatttctatggaacttgtggaacttgttcagtttgtctcagttgttgaatcttgttatgttcatacaaacatgttaagtttgctgaaaataaacgcagttgacagtgagaggacgtttatttttttgctgagtttatatgtaacCAAGTTGAATTAGGTAAACGCACTTCTCAATTCAGTCACATTAGTTTGCGAGAGAAGATTTTTAtgatagcctagcggttagagcattgggccagtaaccaaaaggttgctgccTGGTTTGAATATCCGAGCCGACAAgatgaaaaatctgccgatgtgcccttgagcaaggtacttaaccctaatttgctccaggggcgccgtagtactatggctgaccctataaaacaacacatttcactgcacctatccggtgtatgtaacaataaaacatatattaaaacatatatactgtacatatactgtatactttaGTTATTGTATAATATGCTACAGACAGCCAGCTTAATGTAACTACACTCCGAATATTTTAGAGTTGAATATCACACTTACCTTCTGAGAAGTATCTCTCTCAACATATTGAGAGCATGAACTACCATGCGGAGTTTATACAACCAGGTTTCTCCCATTCCGCTCCTACTATTACTAGTACATAGCCACTGGgtctgcaggcttttgttccatccCATCACTAACACACCTGTTTCAAATAATTATCTAGTCATGGTTTCAGTTTGGACTACTAGAATCAGTGGTGTTAGTGAGGGGCTCGAAATGAAAGCCTGCGCATCCAGTAGCTCTCCAGCACCCACCCTGTGATAGACATAGTGAGTCTTGTGCATTATCAGATGTAGGCCTACATGTTGTGATTGTACACattacaggctgactacaccgcttgcgttgcaaaatacatttagaaatatatattattcaattattgcacccacactgctcgcgcgtgtgccaacgagcgtctgcgttgccacgggctaaaatagaagtcagttctatttctgacgcagatcgcgctgcaagtcctgcctctcccatctcctcattggtttatagaagcaggtacccacgtgccatctcctcattggttatacccacgtgggtgactgaaagacgaacgaggtcggtGGCGgttaatgcacctaatttatgaaagttgccaatcgcaatataaagtcaagagaagaaaaagcctagaaggaggagagatgactagatttggttgaccgttttatgtgtggattaattgttgcaGTAGagaaccttgtgcatttcaggtaaaataacaactcaatatttatttcccaggacaaattagctagcaacagcaagctagctaaatcggaaaattagctagcaagtgcaagctaactagctaaattgccatacatgtttaatgcttttcgacctgtccccaaattaatgtaattggttcagagtttgttttgatattttaacctttgtgtagtgatcgcgtttggtgtggggggacaaaataaatgtatgcacgatggcgcacacgGTTTGGATTCCGTGTAAGAATACATTTTTTGAGAAGTCAAGGTGCTACCTTaggttttttttacatttttctcTCTAGGTTGTTTTGGGCAGTCAGAGTGCCCTGCCACTTCCATCTGGAGAAGGCAAGATGGTGTCCTGTTCTAAGTGCAGTATTGGTtgtagccaaactgacactcaaaAAAATGGCTGACCAATGGAGAACCATCATCCACACCTCCCACTAAAGCCCGCCCACAGCGGTGGGGTCAAAAGTGCAAACGAGGAACTAGTTTCAATCAACAAAAAGTTTCAAAAGCAAAAAATTAAAAAAGATGCACTGCAAGCAAAGGGGCAATCTAGCCAAAATTGAGGGTGGTTGATAGCGAAATGAAATTggagttttgttttcaaatacattttttgttcTCAAAATCTTTTTTGGGGAATAAAATGCATAACGTTTTGCGCTCTATTACAAAATATTTTATTGCAAATTGTattcatttaaaaaacattttttttattacttttgaagcctcttttttttctttcagaaCAATTCtttttgattgaaaataaaaaagtttTGCTCTAGACAAATGTACCTCCAtagttttggctctgtactccagaacTTTGAAATTAAACAataactatgaggttaaagtacaGACGGTCAGCTTTAATTTTAGGGTATTCTCATCCATAGAAATTAcggcactttttgtacatagtcccccccagTTTAGGGAACCaagagtatttggacaaattcacataatcagaaagcattcataccccttgacttattccaaattttgttgtcttacaccctgaatttaaaatggatttacaTAATTGTTCTCTCTTACCCAACTACaaacaataccgcataatgacaaagtgaaaacatgtttttagaatcagaagtatctcatttacataagtatccacacccctgagtcaatacatgttagaatcacctttggcagcaattactgcttggaatctttctgggtaagtctctaagagctttgcacacctgcattgtacaatattttcccattattctttaTACAAGTCTTCAAGTTCTGTTAAATGGGTTGTTGGTCATTgcaagacaaccattttcaaggcTTGCCATAGATCTTCAAGCATatctaagtcaaaactgtaactctgccattcaggaacattcactctcttcttggtaagcaacttcagtgtagatttgaccttgtgttttagccTATTGTCCTGAAAGgtaaattcatctcccagtgtctggtggaaagcagactgaaccaatttttcctctaggattttaccttTAGCTTCAttccattttttttcttcttgaaACTCCCAAGTCTGTGATGATAACAAGCATACCcatgacatgatgcagccaccgctatgcttaaaaatatggagagtgctactcagtcatgtgttgtattggatttgccccaaacataatactttgtattcaggacaaaacatgtattgctttgacacattttttgcagtatacttttttattctgtacagggatccttttcactgtcaattgcgttagtattatggagtaaaagtactgtaatttctaaacggttcacccaatatggatgacaataccctcaaattaaaactttaacctcagtcattgtataatttcaaatccaaagtgctggagtacagaaccAAAAGAACAAAGAATttgtcactgtccaaatacttttggatcTCACTGTACAGTATATTCCAGCAAGCAAATGAAGACAGAATTTGCATTGTGAGTGAGTTTTTCTTTAAATAATTGCCACTTGGACTGCAGAATTTTTCAGAAATGCAAGTGTACAAAATTACAATCAAATATCGTCCTTCAGTCTCTTCTGTGGATCAACAAAAATACACCTCACCATAGGTTCTCACAAATATAATGACCACAAAGAAATGGTGTAACATAAAATGGATACACTGAATAGCACAGGCATTTCCAGATGTATTTTTTCCTCCTTCTGACTGGTTGCCTGTATAGAAATATAAACTCTACAACAGACAAAGCTCCACAGACAACGACAATTTGACTAGTACACTCAATATGGCTACCAGTTCACTAATGGAACGTTAACTTACATGGGAATGTCcattctagtaattatatttctatggcctGAATACTGTCCTATCCCGTTTCCTGTCTCACCGCCGTAGCCGCAGGAAGAAGGCGTGTCGGCACTCCTTGCTGTCCAGCGGGTAGTATTTGTCATAAAAGTCCAAGATGTACTCCTCAGTCTTGAAGCCAAACTTCTGGTATAGGAGCATGGCGGGGTTACTGGCCGAGACGTGTAGAGTGACGTCTTTTCCCATGCAGGTCTGTGGGGGAAAGAGAACCTTGCTTGAAAAGACACCTTCCCTTTTTTCAACCACTTAACCGGTGCTGTTGTAGATCGATCCAAACAATTTAAGTGACTTTCATGGTTATTTATTTATAGTTATTTCTAGCAGTCTCGAGCTGACTCGACTAATTCTAATGTAGCCGTTGGGTCAAGTTAGTCCCTGGTCTAAAAAGCACTAACCACCAGTACAGTGActttacacagtgtacaaaacaccttcctaatattgagttgcacccccttttgccctcagaacaacctcaatttgtcagggcatggactcttcgaggtgttgaaagtgttccacagggatgctggcccatgtcgacTTCAATGCTTCaatgttgtgtcaagttggctgaatgtccttcgggtggtggaccatccttgacacacatgggaaactgttgagtgtgaaaaacccagcagcattgcagttcttgacagacTCAAATcggctcctggcacctactaccataccccattcaaaggcacttacattttttgccttgcccattcaccctctgaatggcacacatacacaatcaatgtcgtaattgtctcaaggcttaaacattattccttaacctgtctcctccaattcatctacactgattgaagtagatttaacaggtgacatccttaagggatcatagctttcaactggtcagtctgtcatagaaagtgcaggtgttcctaatgttttgtacactcagtgtctaTTACAATGACGTGTATATGATGGCAATATGGCTCTATATAATGTGGTTTAGAGACTATTAAAGCTGCACTTCACCACTTTATGTAGACGCCAGTATAGTGCTCTTTTAACTGCTGCTTGCAACTGTAGTATAGTTGTTTTAATAATCATTATTATGATTTTGTTACCATACCTGAATGAGATGGTAGATCATGAATGTAGCGATCCCAGCCCTCCTCCACTCGGGATGCACCAGCAGGAAGGAGATGTAGGCCTCGTTGTACTTCACATCCGGCACCATGAACCCAAAGCCGATCACCACCTTCTTATAAAGGACCACTACGCTGAAGTCTGGGTACTGGAGACACTCAGAGAGATCCACGCCTGATAGGAGATTCAGAGAGAAAATCAGCCATCAATCTAAAACTGAGGGAAATATGCCTCAACCCCAAATGAATGGAAAAGATAATAACTGACTAAAATCAGGAAATTAGATGATGCTCATCTTTTCCATTCATTTGGAATTGAGGCATATAGCTGGATCTACACAACGGATGGCCTGGAATATAACTCGACACAAGCATACTTTTGAGGTCTGGAACATCTGACAGActtaattttttaaaattaaatGTCCCTTTTAAGTTCCCAGTCTGACATGTAAAAATGATCAAGTAAAATCAAAAATCAAAATGTGATAGTATGGCCCTGTTCAGTCTCCTACCTGGCCAGAAGATGTCGTGGCACATGGAGTTAACGGAGGGGATGTGGTTGGGCCGGACGTAACAGTAGTCGATGGGGGCCTCTGGCTTGGGGACCCAGCAGGGGTCCTTCCTGTGGGGGTAGGCACGGATCTCCGCCAACAGCTTCAGCTTCATAGGCTTGTTCTCGTAGTCCCTCCTGGTGATggattcattagtgcacaccgtagcaaaacgttttgcaatgggAAACATTTCGCAACCAAAACGAGAGTTTCTTATTGGAGAAGTTCAAATAGTCActctgtttcagtccattttttttctctcgaTTTGGTGTCTAGTGAATATAACCAAGGAGATGGGATAGAAAATAAATGCCATGAATAGAGCcaacatgatttcttaatttatGTGTCAGAGAGGAATGACTATTCTTCATAATGTATTTCAATCTGAATGTAACAAAGATATTGGCCACGTTCAGGAGGGCTACATACTGCACGTAATAGATTAGAAACGGCATGAATTGAGCCACAATAATATTGATTCCTTCCATGCTGTGATTGTTATACCTCACCTTGAGTATCAGGGTTTAATTACAGGTTAATGTCATAGGTCAGTTGGTCACAAATGTCTCTTACCATATTAGGGGTATAAAGGCTGCATGTGGTGTGCCTCATGAAGGAGGTAAGGGCGTGTGGCATACCTTATGAAGGGTTTGAGGATGCGGGAGGTGTACGGGCTCTTGATGCCTTGGTCTATGCTGGCGTCGGAGCCCATGAGGCGATGCCAGAAGGACACTGTGGGCTGGTGGTACCCTCTTCTGCTGGACACCGTTGTCTAAAGGGATCAAATGCATTCCATAGACGTGTGATTGAAGCAAAAGACGTATCACGCATGTGATATAATGTGTTTGGAAATATTCAAACCATTCCTCTCGTTCGTGACCACTCATAACAAATCTGAATTTTATCATAAATCCACGTAGCAGagtttttatccaaagtgaccaACAGTACAGAGAGTGCAtatatttgtgtatgtgtgtgatctGTGCACAAATTTGACATCTGTGCTTGTGGTAGTGAAGGTGTACCTGGAAGCGGTCGAGGATTCGGAGGTCCTGGCTGGTGGTGCGGTACTTCCCCGCGCCGGAGCCCTCGTAGCGGCCCTGTCCCCCCTCCTGGGCCCCGTACAACCCTCCCACCAGACTGAGGGTGGCACTGACCGCCTGGTCAATGTCCAGCAGGGGGAGCCCTCTCTGGCGCTTGGCCTTCCTCACCAGTAGCTTCCTGTGCAGCCGCTTGGCATGCGCAGTCACCGCCAGCGCTTGTGGACAAGCCTCCAGGCGCTGCAGCAGCACACGCTCCTCATACAGGCTGAGGGGGGCAAACCGGGGCTCTGAAGGTGGGGAACCCTTCCCCTTCTCTGTTAaggcccccctcctcctctccccgccACCCCGGGCCCCCCTGGCCACATTGGATTGGCCATCGCCGTGCCCCCGCCTCTCGTCGTCTTCATCATTCCGGCCGCGGCCCTCCTCGTCGTCACTCTCTGCTTCCTGCTTGATGTGCGCCCCTGCCACCCCAGGCCGCAGCTTCTTGCGAATGACAAGGGCGCCAGTGCCCAGGGACATACTGGGTGAGGGGATGTACTCGATGCCGGGATCGATGACGCCTTCGCCGTCCAGCTCCTCGTCATCTGGAGTTTCAAATCAGAAAGGGGAAATATTAACGATACATTCTGGGAGATTTCCAGCCATTCACTGATAATTTCAACTAATTAAATACCACTTTTGAGTGGTATTCATTCCTATAGCACTacagacagatactgtatatcataGAAATCAATTGATATTTTGGCTTGTAATGCACCTTGGAATATTGCTTCATTGTTGACGTTTTTTGTTGACGTTCATTGTGCCATTAAATGCTATCAGACACCATTTCTCATCTTGCCTTTTCTATCTAGACTAAAAACTCCAAGATCAAAGGGGACCCCGACTTCTTACCGTGAAAGAGCGCCATCGGTGGCATGACGTCAGGGATGAGGTCAGCCTCCGACAGCAGGCTGGGCGTGGCTGAGTGGGAGGCGGGGGTGCCGGGTGCAGAGAAGTCCGGAGAGGGCGACGGCGAGGGGCTGGTGAGTGGCGTTCGGTCCGATGAGCTCATTGAGGAgaagtccaccacctcacctttCTCCAGG
The DNA window shown above is from Salvelinus fontinalis isolate EN_2023a chromosome 40, ASM2944872v1, whole genome shotgun sequence and carries:
- the LOC129839030 gene encoding double zinc ribbon and ankyrin repeat-containing protein 1-like isoform X1: MHRTRWITFLWRGHSTFSSLVTKLFLVEYVPSDEPPSIEDKEENFLKEYEGGLPRQEMGTENGSGDASLKLQDCKLGRQSFQKPNQHSMSRIQRETDCLRCAKCLSHRPSDPFARFCLQCGIAVPPVPGQRLPPTEGRQMGLCVHCKTMVNNGLSTPPHVWYVRPPAPASGQTKNSKIKGDPDFLP
- the LOC129839030 gene encoding double zinc ribbon and ankyrin repeat-containing protein 1-like isoform X2; protein product: MTAGCIVVPHHTDSNPPSCLVTKLFLVEYVPSDEPPSIEDKEENFLKEYEGGLPRQEMGTENGSGDASLKLQDCKLGRQSFQKPNQHSMSRIQRETDCLRCAKCLSHRPSDPFARFCLQCGIAVPPVPGQRLPPTEGRQMGLCVHCKTMVNNGLSTPPHVWYVRPPAPASGQTKNSKIKGDPDFLP
- the LOC129839028 gene encoding cysteine-rich protein 2-binding protein-like, translating into MMESGGEQRGQVEDEAMCTSASEGLEEGEVEGETLLIVESEDQASVDLSHDQSGDSLNSDLGEDTEGGRNEDMAFYCDKCHKWIPIAQLHGEQPSYLKGDNFFKFTCYDCTEDVKETFERMRLTWQQVVMLAMYNLSLEGTGRQGYFRWKEDICAFIGRHWTFLLGSRKKTSTWWSTVAGCLSVGSPTFFRSGAQEFGEPGWWKLVQNRPPTLRPDGDKSSVASLKSKAASKPTLDPIITVEGLRKRVGRNPVESAMQLKEKRSRTHEAKDIRRAQKEAAGYMDHSASSTPVKFSGRGGGRRPDLVLEKGEVVDFSSMSSSDRTPLTSPSPSPSPDFSAPGTPASHSATPSLLSEADLIPDVMPPMALFHDDEELDGEGVIDPGIEYIPSPSMSLGTGALVIRKKLRPGVAGAHIKQEAESDDEEGRGRNDEDDERRGHGDGQSNVARGARGGGERRRGALTEKGKGSPPSEPRFAPLSLYEERVLLQRLEACPQALAVTAHAKRLHRKLLVRKAKRQRGLPLLDIDQAVSATLSLVGGLYGAQEGGQGRYEGSGAGKYRTTSQDLRILDRFQTTVSSRRGYHQPTVSFWHRLMGSDASIDQGIKSPYTSRILKPFIRRDYENKPMKLKLLAEIRAYPHRKDPCWVPKPEAPIDYCYVRPNHIPSVNSMCHDIFWPGVDLSECLQYPDFSVVVLYKKVVIGFGFMVPDVKYNEAYISFLLVHPEWRRAGIATFMIYHLIQTCMGKDVTLHVSASNPAMLLYQKFGFKTEEYILDFYDKYYPLDSKECRHAFFLRLRR